The DNA window AATGATGTTAAATTAGTTGCTATACAATCTGCCTTGGTTGATGAATATCAAATTAAAGGAACTGAAGAAGACTTAGTAGCAACATTTGGAAATAAAGATACAGTTGATAGCTTAAAGCAAAACTTAACTGAAATGTATAAAAATGATGCTCAACAAGCTCGCAATTATGAAAATCAAATTACAGATTTAGTTTTCCGCAATAGAGTTAAGTTCCATTTATTAGAAAATAATCCTGTTGTACAAGCTAAGAAGACAACAAGAAAGAAAGCTGCTCCAAAAGCTGATGAAGAAGTAGAAAAGAAAGCTCCTGTCAAGAAAACTGCAGCTAAAAAAACTACAACTAAAAAAGTAGCAGAAGAAAAAACAGCTGAAAAGAAAACAACAACAAGAAAACCAAGAGCTAAAAAAGTTGTTGAAGAAAAAGCTGAATAATAGTTTTAATTAAATCAAATTTGTAGTAGCGGGAAGTTTTCTTCCCGCTCCTTTCACTATTTAGGAGGTAAAAATGGAAGATACAAAATTTTTAGTTATCCCCAATATTAATGGTGTCGCAATGCCAGCAATTAAAATGACTTGTGACCTAAAAACCCCTTATTTACAAAGAGCTAGTAAAAAATTGAATATCGGTGACAAAGTTCTAGTTGTTCATGTTGCGGATAGTGCTAGCTTTGATGATCCTGCTATCCTTGCTAATGGTGGGGCAAAACTTGTTTTTATCGGAACTTTTTGCACAGTCGAAGATATTGTTGAAAACGAGGTTTTAAATGGAATAAAGTATTCTACAATTCATATTAGAGGTGAAAGTGTAGTTGCCTTAAGCAATCAAACATATGATGAAGAAAGTCAAGTATTATATTCAGGCTTTGCACCATATGATGATATTCCAATTGAAGACAGCAATTTAATCTATGGAGAACAAAAGATAGTTCGAACATACGATTTATTGAAAGAAAAATACCCTGAAATGGGCGAATTAGATGTTCCAAATGAATTGCCATTGGCTTTGCACCCGTATTATTTTTCTTATGAGTTTGGCTTTAGCGATAAATTAAAAGTTCGTATATTACGTGAAAATAATCCATTGATGAGATTTAATATTGTCCTTGATGGAATGAAGACAATCGATCAAGAACCTGCCATTGACGCTGAAATTTCATCTAAAACAGATGAATCCATTCAACGTGGACAAAGAGAATATATTCTACGTGAAAGAGCTAAAGCGATAAAAAATCTTTTAAAAGAATACGATGGTGATGACATTGATGAAAAATATGACAAAGCAGTCAATGAAAGACCAGATGATTTTCCACCTAATGTTTTGCAAAAAATTAAAAGTGAAAGCTCTCGTTTAAAATTATTAGGTGCAGGAAACCAAGAAGCTTCAGTAGTTCGTAATTATTTGGATCTTCTTATCAAGTTACCTTGGAAAGTTTCTTCTAAAGATAATGAAGATATTCCTCATGTTAAAGAAGTTCTCGATGAAGATCATTATGGACTAGAAAAGCAAAAAGATCGTATTCTTGAATATCTTGCTGTTAAAACAATGACAAAATCGCTTAAAGCTCCAATTTTATGTTTATATGGTCCACCTGGAGTTGGTAAAACTTCATTAGCTATTTCTGTTGCTAAGGCCTTGAATAGAAAATTTGTTAAGTTTGCTTTAGGTGGTATTTACGATGAAAGCGAAATTCGTGGACATCGTCGTACATATATTGGGGCATTACCAGGTCGTATTATAACTGGCATTGCCAACGCTGGTACCAATAATCCAGTATTTCTCTTAGATGAAATAGATAAAGTTAGCGGTGGTGGTATCCATGGTGATCCTGCAGCTGCTTTGCTTGAATTACTTGATCCAGAACAAAATATTAACTTTGAAGATAATTATTTAGCGATGCCATTCGATTTATCAAATGTCTTATTCATTTGCACAGCTAACGATATTTCTCAAGTTCCAGCCGCTTTAAGAGATCGTCTCGAATTGATTGAACTTAATACATATACATTATTTGAAAAGATGAACATTGCAAAAAAACATCTTTTAAAACAAGAATATGAACTCAATGGATTAAATGAAAATTTAATAACATTTGAAGATGATGCTATTGAGTTTATTATTGATGGTTATACAAGAGAAGCTGGTGTTCGTGAATTAAGAAGAAAAATTAGCACTATAATGCGTAAATTTTCGGTTAAACTTTTATCTAAGGAAGTACAAACTCCGTTTGTGGTTACTAAAATTGTTGTTGAAGAGTTTTTAAATAAACCGATATTCCATCATACAAGACCATTAGAAGGACAAGTTGGTATAGTTAATGGTTTAGCTTATACATCTTTTGGCGGTGAAATTTTGCCGATTGAATGTAATATTACTGAAGGTACTGGTCAGCTTATTCGGACAGGTAATCTCGGTGATGTAATGAAAGAATCTATGCAAATAGCTTTCTCTTATGTTCAAGAATTAGCGCAGAAATATGGTTATGGCTATGAATATTTTTCAAAACATAATTTCCATATTCACTGCCCAGAAGGTGCGGTACCAAAAGATGGACCTTCAGCAGGCGTTGCATTAAGTTTATGTTTATTATCAGCTATAACAGGTATTCCTGTATCAAGCGATGTTGCAATGACTGGCGAAGTAGATTTACGCGGACGTTCTATGCCAATCGGTGGCTTGAGAGAAAAGACTTTGGCTGCTGTAAGAGAACATATGCGTCTGGTTTTAATTCCAAAAGAGAATCACAATGACTATTTAGAACTTCCGGATGAAGTAAAAAATAATGTTGAGATTAAAGAAGTTGAATCTGTTGAAGATGTTGTTAAATTAGCTTTTGTTCGTATGCCAGAAGAAAAAGCTGTTCCTGAACAAAAAAAAGAGGAAAAAGCTAGTGATTAAGCTTCGCGATGCAAAATTTTTGCTATCCGCTGTAGATGAAAAATCATTCTTATTTGATCGTCCTCAAGTAGTTTTTATGGGGAGATCAAATGCTGGGAAATCTTCTCTGGTCAATGCTATTTGCGATAATAAAAATTTGATGAAAGTATCAAAAACAGCAGGTAGAACTCGTCAGATGAATTATCTAGATGTTGATGGTGTTGCTTATTTAGTCGATGCTCCAGGTTACGGATTTGCAGGTATATTTGATTTTGTTCATATGCTTTCACTATATTTTGTCACAGGAAAAAATAAGATAAAAAAAGCTTATTTCTTATTCGATCCTTTGCGTGATTTAAAAGATGAAGATTATGAACTTATTGAAATGTTTGATGAATATCAAATACCATATGCCATGGTTTTTACTAAAATCGATCGATTGAATAAAAAAGAATTAAATTTAACCATTAAAAAAGCTGATGAAAAATTTCCAAATGCCAAACATTTTTATGTTTCATCAAGTAAAAAAATTGGCTTAGAAGATCTACGCGCTGATATTGCTAAATCTTTATCTAAATAGAATCATAAAATTTAAAATGCCTCCTATAATTTAATATAGGAGGTTTTTTTATGCGACCAATAACTTTCAATAAAGCTATTATTTTGAAAAATATGATAATTGGAGTTGAAAATATTTATATCGAAGATAATTTCAATTATTCAATGGATGGAAACGATTTAAAGATATTAGGAAAAATAACAATAAAGTATTTAGTAAACGATGGACTTAATAAAAAAGAAGAAGAGACAGATATTGATGTAGATTGTGTATTAACATTAGCAAAAATTGATTGCAAAAAGGATTTATCATTAAGATTTAAAGATTATAAAGTTATTATGGATGAACATTTATTACGTTTTTATCTGCATTATGACTTAGTAGGAAATGGAAAAAAAATAATATCTTTTCAAGAAATTGCGCCATGTATGAAAGAAGAAAAAATAATAGCAGCCATGAATAAAAATTATGAAAATAAAATAGATAAAGAATCAATTGCTAAAATACAAGAACTTTTAAAAGATGAAGATGTGGAAGTTATTACAACTTTGCCATTAGAAAAAAAGAAGAAACACAAATTAAGACAAAAAATGATGAACAAGAAGAACAGAAAATAATAAAAGAATATGATAATAAGGAAATAAAGTTAAAAAACACAAAAAAGGAAAGCTATAAAATAACATATTTTCTATATAAAGTAAGAGAAAATGATACATATGAATCGATAGCTAAAATTTTTTCTGTAGATGCAGAAGATGTAAAAAAGATAAATAATTATGAAAATTTATATCCAGGAAAATTAGTAAGGTTGAAAAAGTGATAAAGAAAGCAGTAGAAGATAATTATGGTATAGTTGTTGAAGGTATTGTTAAGATATCAGAAAAAGCATATAAAATATTTGCAAATAATCAAATTTATCTTTTGAAAAGACATCAAGATGAATATATCGAAAATGTTTTTGTGCGGTTGAAAATGTTAGGAATTGATACATTTTTGTTACCAGAAATGACTATCATTGGAAATTATTTGTTTTTCATGTCACAAAATGTTTATGCTTTATATCATTATTACGAAGATGAAAATTTATTAAATAAAGATATTCGTCTTCATTTTTATATTAAAAGTTTAGCGCAATTGCATCTTGAATCAAAATTTCCAATGAATGTAAATGATGGTTTTTATGTTGATAAATTAGATTACATTCAAAAAAGAATAGATGATGTCGATAAAAAAATATTGACGCGAATAAAAAGAGTGGAAAGAGAAGATTATCACTCACCAGCTGATTGGTATTTTTTTATGAATTATCAGCATTTACATTTAGGTGTTAATCAAGCGAAGAGGTATCTTGATAAATTAGATGAAGAATATAAGGTCACAAAAAATTTACATTTGTGTTTAACTTATCAAAATTTTGATTTTCGACATATAATTGTTAAGGCACAGAAAATATTATCATTAGATAAAATGGCTATATCTTCACCGATTAATGACCTCTTATTCTTTTTTGAAGAAAATGTTATAAATACGATAGATATTTCAAGTTATTTAAAGGAATATTTTGCGATTAATCCCTTAGAAAAATATGAAATATATGAATTGATGGCTATGTTATTTATTCCAAATTTAAAAATGAATAATGGTCAAAAAGAAGATATATTTGGATTATCACAGACAATAATATCATTAGAAAGAGCTGAAAAGTTAGCGACATTTATTTCCGAGAATTTCTTAGCGTCAGAAAATGAAAAATAACCCAAAAAACAAAAAGAAAAAAATTTTCCCAAGAAGGAAATATTAGTAGCAAAATTGTTTGATAAGCAAATAATGGTTTATAAAATGGATAAATAAAGTTAATAAAACGGAAAATATAATTTTTAAGCATAACAATATTATGCTATCTATTTTCAAAATATGTTTTTAACAAATTCAAATAGTGACTCTGACCAAACAGAATAATCATGACCGCCATTCAATGTCAAAAAAGTATGCTCGATAGAATTTTTGGACATCATATTGGAGTAATCTTTTGTTGCATTTGTCATAAAATCACTTTTTCCAGTAGTTAATAGAATATATTTAAAACCTGTTGAATTTTCATCTATAATAAAATCATCGAGAACCTTTTCTCCACCATTGAAGGAAAAAACATTTTTATACATACTAGCGGAAGAAAAAGCGCCTATATAAGAAAAATAATTTTGGTAGGAAAAAGCCGTTAAAAGACTTTCGCGTCCACCCATTGAAAAGCCGCAGATAGCAAAATTATCTTTTCCAGTTAAAATATTAAAATTATCTTTTAAAAAAGGTATAACACTTTCAATAATTTCTTGCCCGGTTAAATCATAAATTTGAGCATATTCTTCTGAAAACATGGCAGGTTCAACTTCACCAACATTTATTTTGCTATTGATACTGATAGTTAAAAATTCTTTTTTATTAAAAAAATAGGAAACATTATCAATAATTGTATCAGCAGAACAAAGAGAAAACCAAGAATTATGATCATTTAACATTCCATGGAGAAGAAATAAAACAGGATAAAACTGATCTTTAGAATAATTGAGAGGATAATGTATAGTCAAATGCTTTTCACTATTTGTAATATTAGAAATATAAGTTAGTTCTTCATTTTTATTGTAATTTACTTCTGAATATTGAGCTTTATAGTTGAATTCGGTTGAAGTATTAGAGTGGATAGATGATAGAGAAGAACTAACTGAAGAAGTGTTATTTTCATTGTTGCAAGATATTAAGATAAGACAACTTAGCAAAGTTAAAAATATACTTTTTTTCATATATAAAAATTATAATGAATAAATAAAAAATATCAATTGAAATAATGTTAAAAAGGTTGTTTTTATTTTAATTAGTTGTTAGAATAAAAAAGCTAGTAGGGATTATTGCTAAGCTTTTAGAGAGTTTCGAATTGGTGAAAAGAAACAGCTGAATAATATGAGTCGCCTAGTATAAACAAAAAAAGATTATAAAGTGCATGTTTAAAATAAACATGAACTGAGGTGGTACCGCGGTCATTCGTCCTCAGACACTGCGGTTTTTTTATTGGAGGTAAAAATGAAAGAACTAGAAAAGTATTATGATCCACAACAAGTTGAAAAAGGAAAGGATAAATTTTGGTATGAACATGGTTATTATTCATGCGATGTAAATTCCAAAAAGAAACCATTTAGTGTTACTTTGCCTCCTCCAAATGTTACTGGTATTTTGCATATAGGTCATGCAAAAAATACAGCAACAACAGACATGATCTGCAGATATAAAAGACTTCAAGGTTTCGATGTACTTTTTGCTCCTGGCACAGATCATGCAGGAATTGCAACACAGGCTAAAGTTGAAGCAAACTTAAAAAAAGAAGGCATCAATAAATATGATTTAGGCCGGGAAAAATTTCTTGAAAAAGTATGGGAATGGAAAGAAAAATCAGCAAATTATATCCATGAACAATGGGGAAAATTAGGCTTGAGTTTAGATTATTCTCGCGAAAGATTTACATTGGATGAAAAGACAACAGAAGCTGTCAATCATACTTTTAAAACTTTATATGATCAAGGACTTATCTATCAAAAAGAGAAGATAATTAATTGGGATACTTCCTTGATGACAGCATTAAGTAACATTGAAGTTATTCATGAAGATATACCTGGTAAATTTTATTATTTTAAATATCGTTTTGCTACTCACCCTGAAGATTATCTTGAAGTTGCAACTACTAGACCAGAAACAATGTTTGGCGATACAGCGGTTTGCTTTAATCCACATGATGAACGATATAATAAATATGAAGGTGAAATGGTATTAAATCCTGCCAACGGTGAACCATTACCTCTAATTGGTGATAGATATGTTGATAAAGACTTCGGAACAGGTGTTATGAAATGTACTCCAGCTCATGATCCAAATGATTTTGAAATTGGAAAAAGACATAATTTAGCAGTTATAAAATGTATGAATCTTGATGGTACAATGAACGAAAAAGCAGGAATCTATCAAGGACAAGATCGCTTTGTTTGCCGTGATAATCTTGTCAAGAAAATAGAAGAACAAGGCGATTTAATTAAAATAGATGAAATTATTCACTCTGTTGGACATTCCGAACGTTCTCATACCATTGTCGAACCTACATTATCTAAACAATGGTTTGTAAAGATGAAACCATTAGCTGAAGATGTCATTGAAAAGATGAAAGGAAAAGATAAAATCCAATTCTTTCCACGTAGATTTGAAAAGATATTTGATAGATGGCTTAAAACTACAGAAGATTGGTGTATATCTCGTCAATTATGGTGGGGACATAGAATTCCTGTTTATACAAATAAAGAAACAGGAGAAAAGATATGTTCTGAAACAGCTCTTGATCCAAAATTATATGATCAAGATCCAGATGTTCTCGATACTTGGTTTTCTTCCGCTTTATCTCCATTCGCTTTACAAAATTGGCCAGATGTTGATGACCCATATTACAAAAGATATTATCCAAATGATCTTTTGGTTACTGCCTATGATATCATTTTCTTCTGGGTTGCCAGAATGGCATTCCAAGGAGTTCATTTAACAGGAAAACTTCCATTTAAAAATGTTTTTATTCATGGATTAGTTCGTGATGAACAAGGTAGAAAAATGAGTAAATCATTAGGAAATGGAATTGATCCAATTGAAGTTGTTGAAAAATATGGTGCAGATTCTTTGAGATATGTAGTTGCTACAAATGGTACACCTGGTCAAGATAATAATGTAGGATTTAAACTCATTGAAGAATCACGAACATTTTTAAATAAAGTATGGAATGCTGCCCGTTTTGTTCTCTCTTTAATTCCGGATGGTTTTGAATCACGTTCTTTAACTAATAAAGAATTATCCTTTGATGATAAATATATCTATCATCAATTTGCTAAGGCAAATAAAATGATTGTAAAGAACATGGAAAAGTATGAATTAGGTCAAGCCACTAAATATTTATATGATTTTGTTTATGATGATTACTGTGGTACATATATTGAATTAGCTAAGGTTGAATTAAAACATGCTGATGAAAAGAGAAAAGATGTTATTTATAATGTTTTGATAGATGTTCTTAAAGATATATTGATTTCTTTATTCCCAACTTGCCCATTTATTACTGAAGAAATTTATTCATATCTTCCAGGACATAAAATTAGTATTTACGAAGAAAGCTATCCAAAAGGTCGTTTGTTAAGAACTGGATACGATTTAGGAGAAAAGCTTGTCAGCATTGTAAAATATATCCGTGCATTTAAATCTGAAAATAAAATATCTTCTCAAGAAAAGGTGACAATAAATATTAAAGGTGAAAAAGCTGATTTGGAAAAATTGACTCCATTTATTAAAGCATTTGGACCTTCTGAAGAAATAATATATGTCGAAAGCGAGGAAAACCTTCGTTTCTTTGGAAACATTGGTCTTTCAATTAAAGCTTCAAAGGCTGAAATGTCTCAGGAAAAAATTCAAGAGAGAATTGCTTTCCTTCATAATGAAATAAAAAGAAGTGAAGGACTTTTAAACAATAAAGGATTTTTAGCAAAAGCTCCAGAAGCTAAAATAAAAATTGAAAAAGAAAAATATCAACAATATTTAGAAGAATTAAAAAAATACGAAAACTAGCAATATTAACATGCATTTAGCTTATATAAAGTAGGAGAAATCTTAAATGCTAAATGCATGTTTTTTATATTCAAGGAGAAATATATGAAAAAAGAATTGCTAGATGAACAGATGGTTAAAGTTGAAGGTGGAGAGGCATTAACACTTTCTGCAGTATTATCCGTTTTAGTAATTGGTATTGTCGCAGTTATGTGTTATCGAATTTTTATGTCAGAAAAAGGAAATATTTCTTTGCCTGGTGGATATAAGTTTTCTTGGGGAAAATAATGTCGATAAAAAATATGAGTATTGACTCTAGGCCACGTGAAAGACTAGAGTTAGTAGGATTATCAAACTTATCCAATGCGGAACTATTAGCGATTATAATTGGTTCTGGCAGCAAAGAAAAATCCGCAATAGCAATTGCTAATGAACTATTAGAAAAAGTAGGAAGCATAAGAAAATTAAGCAGACTCAATTTAAACAATATAAAAATAAAAGGATTTGGAAGAGTAAAAAAAATCAATGTTTCGGTTGCTTTTGAATTAGGTAGAAGAGCAGTTAATGAATTAGAAAGAAAAATAAATTTGAAAGAATCACATGCGATTTATAGATTTTGTTTTCCTAAATATTATGGCCTACAAAAGGAAAAAATCAGTTTAATTATTCTTGATAAAAACTTAAATTTTATTTATGAAGAAAGTGAAAATAGTGGAACGTTTAATGATATTAGTTTTTCAATGCCATGGGTATTAAGAGTATGTTCGATAAATCAAGGACCGAACGCTATTTTAATTCATAATCATCCATCAAATATTCCTAAACCTTCAGCACAAGATGATGTTGCAACATATACAATTAAAGAATGCTTAAAATTATTAGGAGTTTGTTTATATGATCATATAATTATTTCTGATAATTCATATTATTCATATAGAGATAAAAATAGATTAAATAAAATTAATGAAAAATTGATAATTGATAATCTTTCGACAAAATAATTATATTTAAAAATATATTATTAAATCATGAAAAGCTTAGCAAAAAATATGTTTAATAGTAAATTTTACAAACTTTCAAAAATAGTTAAATTAAAGAACACAAAAAATATGCGGAATGCTGGATATGTTGCATATTTATCATGGTTTTATGATTTTTCAAAATTTGAAGCAAAATTAACAAAGAGAGTAGATTATTTTCATCAAGATTTGATCGGCAAATTTTTGATTTTAAGGAATAAAACTTTTATTGATGGAAATATAGATAATACATCTACTTTAATTGTTTTGAATAAAGTTTATATTAGAGGATTTAATTTTGCTAAAACAATAATAATTGGAAAAGGAAAAATCTATCGATTATGAAAAAGAAGATTATTTCTGTAGTATCAGGAAAAGGAGGAGTTGGAAAATCAACTATTGTATCATTAATTGGATTGGCTTTGAAAAGGAAAAATAATAAAGTTTTATTAATAGATGCTGATATTGGATTAAGTAATTTAGAATTGATTTTACATACGGAAAAAAGTCCATATGATTTAGAAGATGTTTTAAATGGAGAAATTGAAATAGATAGTGTTTATAACTACTTAGACAAAAATCTTGCAATAGTTAATTTATATAATCACATATCGATAAATGAATTCGATGAAGAAAAAGTATTAAATATTTTTCCAAGATTAATAGAAAATTTTAACGTTGTAATAATAGATGCTCCTTCAGGTATAGAAAAAGGTTTTGAATTTGCAGTAAAAAGCTGTACAGAAGCTATTATTGTTATTAATCAAACCAATGCCAGTGTAAGTGATGCCATAAAAGTAGAATATATTCTAAAAAATATTTATCAAAAGCCATATTATTTTATATTGAATAAATATTCTTCCAAAAATAGTAAGATATTTTTTAAGAAAATTGGATATATTTCTAACAAAATAAAATTCTTTATTAAAAATGATGAAAAAATATCTCAAGATAAATTTATTAGTGAAGCGTTATTAGAAAAATTATATTTGGTGGTGGAAAATGAAAAAGAATACAATATTTGATATTTTTTCAATTATTTCAGCTATCTATGTATGTGTTATATCTTTTTTAATTTATGCGAGAATTGACGAAAAAGGATTGATGATTAACAAAATGTTCAATTCAAACATGAATTTTACATCTTTAAACAATTCTATTGAATCATTTTTTAACAAATTGTTTCATATTAATATAAGTGAAAATGATAGTCCAGTAGAAACAAATATAAATTATATTGAATTGAGTAATCATTATTTTAGAACGGAAGATCAAAATATACCCGCTTTAAACGATGGAACAGTGATTTATAAAACGGTAGATAAAGATAAATATGTATTATCAATAGATTATAAAAATTATTCGGCGGTGTATTTTTTATTAAATAATATAGAAGTTTCTTATCAAGATCATTTTC is part of the Firmicutes bacterium CAG:345 genome and encodes:
- a CDS encoding lon protease (product inferred by homology to UniProt), translated to MEDTKFLVIPNINGVAMPAIKMTCDLKTPYLQRASKKLNIGDKVLVVHVADSASFDDPAILANGGAKLVFIGTFCTVEDIVENEVLNGIKYSTIHIRGESVVALSNQTYDEESQVLYSGFAPYDDIPIEDSNLIYGEQKIVRTYDLLKEKYPEMGELDVPNELPLALHPYYFSYEFGFSDKLKVRILRENNPLMRFNIVLDGMKTIDQEPAIDAEISSKTDESIQRGQREYILRERAKAIKNLLKEYDGDDIDEKYDKAVNERPDDFPPNVLQKIKSESSRLKLLGAGNQEASVVRNYLDLLIKLPWKVSSKDNEDIPHVKEVLDEDHYGLEKQKDRILEYLAVKTMTKSLKAPILCLYGPPGVGKTSLAISVAKALNRKFVKFALGGIYDESEIRGHRRTYIGALPGRIITGIANAGTNNPVFLLDEIDKVSGGGIHGDPAAALLELLDPEQNINFEDNYLAMPFDLSNVLFICTANDISQVPAALRDRLELIELNTYTLFEKMNIAKKHLLKQEYELNGLNENLITFEDDAIEFIIDGYTREAGVRELRRKISTIMRKFSVKLLSKEVQTPFVVTKIVVEEFLNKPIFHHTRPLEGQVGIVNGLAYTSFGGEILPIECNITEGTGQLIRTGNLGDVMKESMQIAFSYVQELAQKYGYGYEYFSKHNFHIHCPEGAVPKDGPSAGVALSLCLLSAITGIPVSSDVAMTGEVDLRGRSMPIGGLREKTLAAVREHMRLVLIPKENHNDYLELPDEVKNNVEIKEVESVEDVVKLAFVRMPEEKAVPEQKKEEKASD
- a CDS encoding probable GTP-binding protein EngB (product inferred by homology to UniProt), whose amino-acid sequence is MIKLRDAKFLLSAVDEKSFLFDRPQVVFMGRSNAGKSSLVNAICDNKNLMKVSKTAGRTRQMNYLDVDGVAYLVDAPGYGFAGIFDFVHMLSLYFVTGKNKIKKAYFLFDPLRDLKDEDYELIEMFDEYQIPYAMVFTKIDRLNKKELNLTIKKADEKFPNAKHFYVSSSKKIGLEDLRADIAKSLSK
- a CDS encoding unknown (no significant homology to UniProt), whose translation is MRPITFNKAIILKNMIIGVENIYIEDNFNYSMDGNDLKILGKITIKYLVNDGLNKKEEETDIDVDCVLTLAKIDCKKDLSLRFKDYKVIMDEHLLRFYLHYDLVGNGKKIISFQEIAPCMKEEKIIAAMNKNYENKIDKESIAKIQELLKDEDVEVITTLPLEKKKKHKLRQKMMNKKNRK
- a CDS encoding uncharacterized protein (product inferred by homology to UniProt), coding for MIKKAVEDNYGIVVEGIVKISEKAYKIFANNQIYLLKRHQDEYIENVFVRLKMLGIDTFLLPEMTIIGNYLFFMSQNVYALYHYYEDENLLNKDIRLHFYIKSLAQLHLESKFPMNVNDGFYVDKLDYIQKRIDDVDKKILTRIKRVEREDYHSPADWYFFMNYQHLHLGVNQAKRYLDKLDEEYKVTKNLHLCLTYQNFDFRHIIVKAQKILSLDKMAISSPINDLLFFFEENVINTIDISSYLKEYFAINPLEKYEIYELMAMLFIPNLKMNNGQKEDIFGLSQTIISLERAEKLATFISENFLASENEK
- a CDS encoding endo-1 4-beta-xylanase Z (product inferred by homology to UniProt) — encoded protein: MKKSIFLTLLSCLILISCNNENNTSSVSSSLSSIHSNTSTEFNYKAQYSEVNYNKNEELTYISNITNSEKHLTIHYPLNYSKDQFYPVLFLLHGMLNDHNSWFSLCSADTIIDNVSYFFNKKEFLTISINSKINVGEVEPAMFSEEYAQIYDLTGQEIIESVIPFLKDNFNILTGKDNFAICGFSMGGRESLLTAFSYQNYFSYIGAFSSASMYKNVFSFNGGEKVLDDFIIDENSTGFKYILLTTGKSDFMTNATKDYSNMMSKNSIEHTFLTLNGGHDYSVWSESLFEFVKNIF
- a CDS encoding valine--tRNA ligase (product inferred by homology to UniProt); its protein translation is MKELEKYYDPQQVEKGKDKFWYEHGYYSCDVNSKKKPFSVTLPPPNVTGILHIGHAKNTATTDMICRYKRLQGFDVLFAPGTDHAGIATQAKVEANLKKEGINKYDLGREKFLEKVWEWKEKSANYIHEQWGKLGLSLDYSRERFTLDEKTTEAVNHTFKTLYDQGLIYQKEKIINWDTSLMTALSNIEVIHEDIPGKFYYFKYRFATHPEDYLEVATTRPETMFGDTAVCFNPHDERYNKYEGEMVLNPANGEPLPLIGDRYVDKDFGTGVMKCTPAHDPNDFEIGKRHNLAVIKCMNLDGTMNEKAGIYQGQDRFVCRDNLVKKIEEQGDLIKIDEIIHSVGHSERSHTIVEPTLSKQWFVKMKPLAEDVIEKMKGKDKIQFFPRRFEKIFDRWLKTTEDWCISRQLWWGHRIPVYTNKETGEKICSETALDPKLYDQDPDVLDTWFSSALSPFALQNWPDVDDPYYKRYYPNDLLVTAYDIIFFWVARMAFQGVHLTGKLPFKNVFIHGLVRDEQGRKMSKSLGNGIDPIEVVEKYGADSLRYVVATNGTPGQDNNVGFKLIEESRTFLNKVWNAARFVLSLIPDGFESRSLTNKELSFDDKYIYHQFAKANKMIVKNMEKYELGQATKYLYDFVYDDYCGTYIELAKVELKHADEKRKDVIYNVLIDVLKDILISLFPTCPFITEEIYSYLPGHKISIYEESYPKGRLLRTGYDLGEKLVSIVKYIRAFKSENKISSQEKVTINIKGEKADLEKLTPFIKAFGPSEEIIYVESEENLRFFGNIGLSIKASKAEMSQEKIQERIAFLHNEIKRSEGLLNNKGFLAKAPEAKIKIEKEKYQQYLEELKKYEN
- a CDS encoding unknown (no significant homology to UniProt); translation: MKKELLDEQMVKVEGGEALTLSAVLSVLVIGIVAVMCYRIFMSEKGNISLPGGYKFSWGK
- a CDS encoding dNA repair protein RadC (product inferred by homology to UniProt) — protein: MSIKNMSIDSRPRERLELVGLSNLSNAELLAIIIGSGSKEKSAIAIANELLEKVGSIRKLSRLNLNNIKIKGFGRVKKINVSVAFELGRRAVNELERKINLKESHAIYRFCFPKYYGLQKEKISLIILDKNLNFIYEESENSGTFNDISFSMPWVLRVCSINQGPNAILIHNHPSNIPKPSAQDDVATYTIKECLKLLGVCLYDHIIISDNSYYSYRDKNRLNKINEKLIIDNLSTK
- a CDS encoding unknown (no significant homology to UniProt), coding for MKSLAKNMFNSKFYKLSKIVKLKNTKNMRNAGYVAYLSWFYDFSKFEAKLTKRVDYFHQDLIGKFLILRNKTFIDGNIDNTSTLIVLNKVYIRGFNFAKTIIIGKGKIYRL
- a CDS encoding site-determining protein (product inferred by homology to UniProt) → MKKKIISVVSGKGGVGKSTIVSLIGLALKRKNNKVLLIDADIGLSNLELILHTEKSPYDLEDVLNGEIEIDSVYNYLDKNLAIVNLYNHISINEFDEEKVLNIFPRLIENFNVVIIDAPSGIEKGFEFAVKSCTEAIIVINQTNASVSDAIKVEYILKNIYQKPYYFILNKYSSKNSKIFFKKIGYISNKIKFFIKNDEKISQDKFISEALLEKLYLVVENEKEYNI
- a CDS encoding putative uncharacterized protein (product inferred by homology to UniProt) yields the protein MKKNTIFDIFSIISAIYVCVISFLIYARIDEKGLMINKMFNSNMNFTSLNNSIESFFNKLFHINISENDSPVETNINYIELSNHYFRTEDQNIPALNDGTVIYKTVDKDKYVLSIDYKNYSAVYFLLNNIEVSYQDHFLKGDIIGEYEEQFQVYFYIEGKEVSFEKILSAN